A region of the uncultured Umboniibacter sp. genome:
GTTGATAGGCACCCGAAACAACTGGGTTGAATCAGATAGATTACACCGCGATAGAATCTCTCGAGCAATTAACTCACCTTCGCGGTCACGATCGGTCGCCACCAGAATACGGCCAGCGCCTTCAAGTATCTTCACTACATACTGCAGGTGTTTGAATTGTTTAGGATTCACTTCCCGCTTGATTTGCGACAATCTAGGGATGATAGGCAGGTCTTCGAGGCGCCATCGTTTGTACTTTTCAGAGTAGGCCTCGGGGTCGCTTAAGCTGGTGATATGACCAATGGACCACACCACCACCACAGACGAACCATTAATAGACAGGCGATAGGAACTGCCGCGTTTTACCGCGGAATCAGATAGCGCTAATGCGATGGCTTTTCCCTGCACGGGCTTCTCGCAAAGTATGGCTATCTCACAGCTCATGTTACCCGTCCGAGTACATGGATTCGTCACGTAACGACGCTTCACCACACGGGGCATCCTGGTTGGTTGAAGCACTCGCTTCATCGGAGTCCTGATGGGTGTCGATAGCGTCGATGTTATGTTCGGTGCTGTCCGATGCGTCCTCGCTGTCTTCAGCGGCATTCGATTCCGTCGCCGGTGAATCCGTGTCAGCCACTAACGGTGTCTCCGTCTTTTCAGGTGCAAGGGTTGATCGCCTAAATGCGATAACATGACGGTAACCCTCTCCCGCGATCGCGGCCCCGGCAATCGCGTTCGGTTGGAACGTGCTGGTGGCATCTCGATCGACACTCTTTTCATTTACATAGTCACGCTGAACCATCGTGACTTCAATGATTGGCGCCGGTTCACTCGAAGCACAGCCCATTAAGCCGATACTCGCCAGTAGATATAATTTTCTTGTCAACATACAACCTCCTTTTTTATCAGCTTGCCCCAAACAATTAATTATTTTCTGCGTGTCTCTGCCCTTTTCGGGCAGAGTAAACCGAATAACTGCTCCCTGATCTTGCGACAATATCCGCCAACAGGAGAGCGTTAGATGATTCAGAAGTTATTTAGCCTGTTAGGTATGGGCTCACCACCCCCTGATCGGTTTACCCATTTTGTCCAATCCCAAACCCCAGACCAATTACGGGATGAAAACCTACGATGGCCGCCGTGGGGGAGGGGACTACCCGTGTGTTTGCCGGAATATATACTTGGTGAGCAACAGGATATTATTAAGCAAATCCGCGAGTTGTTACCATTCAAACCCCAGCATGACATCTTGCTCGACGAGGTCTTATCACGCTACGCCGAGTTGGTGCAGCTGCTTCCTGCTTCTGAAGACACACACCATCAAGGTGCCATGGGATTATTTCGTCATTCCTTGGAAGTAGGCTTGTTTTCACTCAGAGCAGGTGGCGGCCACGAGCTGAGCGCGGATGCCACACCGGACCAGCGAGAGAGTGTTACCAACCGACGATTGCTCGCGCTTTTCTACGCAGGACTACTCCATGACGTCGGTAAGGTGTTTACCGACATTCGCGTCTACGCGCATCCCGATGTAACGGAGCGGATCTCTCGACCTGACAATCACCCCTCGTTCGATCAAAGCGAAGATGTCGATTGGCTACCCTCAGCGGCATCCCTGTTCGACTGGGCGAAATCTCAGGGCGTAACCCATTACTTTTGCTCCTGGCGAATTGGTCGTTATGGCCGACACGACATTCACGCGGGTCGCGGTATTGAACGCATCATTACCCCCGACATTGAGAGAATATTGACCCACGAGATTCACTTTTCACTTCTCAGTCAACTTATCGGCAAACCCAACAGTTTAACGATGAAAGAGATTGTCGAGCACGCCGACGCCGAATCCACCCGCATCGATCTAGAGAGCAACCACTATAAGAATGAGCGCTCACTGATGTCCTTTGGCGTGCCGATCGATCGAGTGGTTCAAGAGGCACTACAAGCCTTAGCTCGACGATACCCAGCCAACAGTAAAGATTCTCCGATGTTCTGGGTGCTTCAAGCTGGCGTCTTTATAAATTGGGGAATGGCGTCGCAGGAACTCGGTAAGTACCTTGAAAAGCGACACGCTAACAATGTTCCACGCAATAAAGACTCCATTGCTGATATATTAATCGATCGCCAAGTTGCGCTCGGCTGGGCATCCGATAAAAAGCAGGAGTTCGCTCGCTACCATGTTATCTACCCAGCTTCCCTTGGCGGTAAGATCCCCATTGAATCGCTGCGTATTAAGCACGCCGAGTACATCTATCCGCCCAATAACAATGATGCGAGCGATGAGAACTCTAATCTGCCCGAGACTACGGTTGCTTCCTTAACACCACCCCCCGCGGAAGGTGACACGTTTGAGGAGGTCACCAACGACTCCGCGACCGGTGATAACGCCAATTCAGATACAACGCACACCGACCGACCTGCTTCAGAATCAATGCCTGAACCCTCGACGTCTCACTCAGCCATCACTACTCAAGACCAAGCTGAACCCACCACGTCTAGCGATTCACCCTCCGAAGTGGGGTGGGGCGCGCTAATCGATCAAGATGACGCCAGTGCTGAATCCAACCAAGACCAGCCATCACCCCCCTTGGCAAATCAAGATGAAGTGCAACAGGCCGTTCAAACCCCCGTCGCAGAAGCGTTTGATGACCTGACGCTGCCTGGCGAAGTGAATGTCTTTGATGAGGCGTTTGCCGATGCACCATCCTTCGGCACCACCGAAAAGCTCAACATACAAATGGCGATACCTAAAACGTTATCCAAATCCAAACCTAAGACAAAAACAAAAACCAAGTCCGCGAAGGCCTCGCCATCCGTTCAACCTAAATCATCCAAACCACATCCTTCGCCCTCCACCCTTAAAGATGATGCGATTCTTGAACAAAAGGCGTCCCCGACCATGGTTAAATATCTCGAGATACTGGACTACTTTCAATTGGGCAACGATTCCATTTACCAAAGCCCTAACGACGCCAAACAGTACGTACTCCTGCTCGATACCTTTCAGTGCTTAGGCCTAGACCCACATAAATTGGTGCCTAAATTAGTTCGCGAGAGCTTCGTTCGTCACGACAACCCTAAACCCAACCAACCTATCTCACTCCGAGAAGTCGTGACGAAAGTCAAGAACGTCGACGTCGTAAAACTTAACGCCAAAATTTTAAAACGTCACCTCGATGTCTCCATGGTACCGAGAATGCCTGGCGCTCGAGTGGTTGATACTGACCTTACCGATCAACTCGTTAACTCAACACTACGACTCTATCGACAATTAAGAAAGGCTGACCCTGAGATTAAACCGGGCCACCCATTTATCTTCGACCCAGACGCGTTTAGCTCGTTGTTACAGCGTGCAGCCACCTATAACAGCATTAAGCCTGGCCAACTTAAAAAGTACCTTATTCATCGCAGTTTCATAAACGGTGAGGGCGAGGCTATTAACGTTTCCGACGACGAAATCACACAGGAGCTTGCTCATGAAGGATGATCAGTTTGATTACGAGAACCCGTGGCGACCTAACTATGAGTCACAGGCTGTTGCTATTTGGGTTATCGCAGCCTTTGTCGCCTTTGGTGCAGCGCAGCTGACATCGATGCCCGTCGGCCCCGTACTCTGGGTCTCTGCCATCGCCATACTTATGGCGAGCATTCGC
Encoded here:
- the mobH gene encoding MobH family relaxase — protein: MIQKLFSLLGMGSPPPDRFTHFVQSQTPDQLRDENLRWPPWGRGLPVCLPEYILGEQQDIIKQIRELLPFKPQHDILLDEVLSRYAELVQLLPASEDTHHQGAMGLFRHSLEVGLFSLRAGGGHELSADATPDQRESVTNRRLLALFYAGLLHDVGKVFTDIRVYAHPDVTERISRPDNHPSFDQSEDVDWLPSAASLFDWAKSQGVTHYFCSWRIGRYGRHDIHAGRGIERIITPDIERILTHEIHFSLLSQLIGKPNSLTMKEIVEHADAESTRIDLESNHYKNERSLMSFGVPIDRVVQEALQALARRYPANSKDSPMFWVLQAGVFINWGMASQELGKYLEKRHANNVPRNKDSIADILIDRQVALGWASDKKQEFARYHVIYPASLGGKIPIESLRIKHAEYIYPPNNNDASDENSNLPETTVASLTPPPAEGDTFEEVTNDSATGDNANSDTTHTDRPASESMPEPSTSHSAITTQDQAEPTTSSDSPSEVGWGALIDQDDASAESNQDQPSPPLANQDEVQQAVQTPVAEAFDDLTLPGEVNVFDEAFADAPSFGTTEKLNIQMAIPKTLSKSKPKTKTKTKSAKASPSVQPKSSKPHPSPSTLKDDAILEQKASPTMVKYLEILDYFQLGNDSIYQSPNDAKQYVLLLDTFQCLGLDPHKLVPKLVRESFVRHDNPKPNQPISLREVVTKVKNVDVVKLNAKILKRHLDVSMVPRMPGARVVDTDLTDQLVNSTLRLYRQLRKADPEIKPGHPFIFDPDAFSSLLQRAATYNSIKPGQLKKYLIHRSFINGEGEAINVSDDEITQELAHEG